Proteins from a single region of Halodesulfovibrio sp.:
- a CDS encoding ammonium transporter, with amino-acid sequence MSVCKSTLSRVGAIAIMTAVALGASATLVHAKEEVVYLTQTNANIVWTLLAAMLVMFMQAGFTLVECGLTRSKNAGNILMKNMLDFAVGTMLFLMIGYGLMFGGDFFGLFGTDGFFLSFIEGPSSDRDFDITFWFFQSVFAATAATIVSGSVAERTKFHAYIVISVLVTGLIYPISGHWAWGGLTGNAGWLESLGFVDFAGSTVVHSLGGWLALAGAIAVGPRIGKYMPDKKPRAILGHNMPMAGLGVFILWFGWFGFNAGSTTMADGSIGYIALNTSLAGCAGMITAMCTVWTRFGKPEASMTMNGILAGLVGVTAGCSELSPFGAIIVGGICGSAVVIAIEFIDSVLCVDDPVGAISVHGVCGAIGTLAVGLFASPEFGSATGFFYNGDLSLFGVQLVGVIVFFAWAFGVGTVCFKLVDKVIGLRVSRIEEIKGLDITEHGSEAYNGFQIFSVE; translated from the coding sequence ATGTCTGTGTGCAAAAGCACGTTGTCCCGAGTTGGGGCTATTGCGATTATGACAGCTGTTGCGCTTGGCGCAAGCGCTACGTTGGTACATGCTAAAGAAGAAGTGGTGTATCTTACACAAACAAACGCGAACATAGTATGGACTCTGCTCGCCGCTATGCTTGTGATGTTTATGCAGGCCGGATTTACATTGGTTGAATGTGGGTTAACCCGTTCAAAGAACGCTGGCAATATTCTGATGAAGAATATGCTTGATTTCGCCGTAGGTACCATGCTGTTCCTTATGATTGGCTACGGCTTAATGTTTGGCGGAGACTTTTTTGGATTGTTCGGAACTGACGGATTTTTCCTTTCCTTTATAGAAGGTCCATCTTCCGACCGTGATTTTGATATTACGTTCTGGTTCTTCCAGTCTGTTTTTGCTGCTACTGCGGCAACGATTGTATCAGGAAGTGTTGCAGAACGAACTAAGTTTCATGCGTACATTGTCATCAGTGTACTTGTAACAGGACTCATCTACCCGATTTCAGGGCATTGGGCGTGGGGCGGACTTACCGGGAATGCCGGATGGCTCGAATCATTAGGATTCGTAGACTTTGCCGGTTCAACAGTTGTGCATTCCCTTGGCGGCTGGCTGGCTCTGGCTGGCGCTATCGCTGTAGGACCTCGAATTGGTAAATACATGCCGGACAAAAAGCCTCGTGCGATCTTAGGGCACAACATGCCAATGGCAGGGCTTGGTGTATTTATCCTGTGGTTTGGCTGGTTCGGATTCAATGCCGGATCAACCACAATGGCTGACGGAAGCATTGGCTACATTGCACTCAACACGAGCTTAGCTGGTTGTGCTGGTATGATTACAGCCATGTGCACAGTATGGACTCGTTTCGGCAAGCCTGAAGCCTCTATGACCATGAACGGCATCCTTGCCGGACTGGTTGGTGTTACCGCAGGTTGTAGCGAGCTTTCACCATTCGGAGCTATCATTGTTGGCGGTATCTGCGGTTCAGCAGTTGTCATTGCAATTGAATTTATCGACTCTGTACTCTGCGTAGATGACCCTGTAGGCGCTATTTCTGTTCACGGTGTCTGCGGAGCCATAGGGACGCTTGCAGTAGGGCTGTTCGCCTCACCAGAGTTCGGTTCAGCAACTGGATTTTTCTATAACGGCGATCTTTCGTTATTTGGAGTACAGCTTGTTGGAGTCATCGTCTTTTTCGCATGGGCGTTCGGTGTAGGTACCGTTTGCTTTAAATTGGTCGATAAAGTCATTGGATTACGTGTAAGCCGCATAGAAGAAATTAAAGGACTGGATATTACGGAGCATGGCTCAGAAGCCTACAATGGATTCCAGATTTTCAGTGTCGAATAA
- a CDS encoding P-II family nitrogen regulator, whose translation MKNVVAFIRPERLPQVKQELFARELFGLSVTNILGSGQQKGFTETYRGVTKEVNLLKKLRIELVVQEERLNDAIAAIESGAKTETEGDGIIYFQNIHGVRRIRTGEEL comes from the coding sequence ATGAAAAATGTCGTTGCTTTTATCAGACCGGAACGTCTCCCGCAGGTTAAGCAGGAGTTGTTCGCCAGAGAGCTTTTTGGATTGTCTGTAACCAACATTCTTGGCAGCGGACAGCAGAAAGGATTTACGGAAACCTACAGAGGCGTCACCAAAGAAGTAAACCTTCTCAAAAAGTTACGCATTGAACTTGTTGTTCAAGAAGAACGCCTTAATGATGCCATTGCTGCTATTGAATCTGGTGCCAAAACTGAAACAGAAGGCGACGGAATTATCTACTTCCAAAACATCCACGGAGTAAGGCGCATTCGCACTGGCGAAGAGCTATAA
- a CDS encoding sigma-54 dependent transcriptional regulator, with the protein MSAQVLIVDDDLAHRSMLRTVIKGWGYDVAEADDGDVAVEMVRDKSYDSILMDIRMVKMDGITALELIKKYNPSIPILIMTAFSSVDTAVKALKIGAYDYLTKPLDFDVLKLTLERMLDHTRLVTENEELRSILEPNTMGMVGNSEVIQELRQMIGTIAPSDASVLIAGESGTGKELVATAIHSSSNRADKPFVAINCAALSEHLLESELFGHERGAFTGADRRREGRFVQADGGTLFLDEVGEIPVSLQPKLLRALQQGEVQRVGSDTVEKVDVRVIAATNRNLSEEVEQGSFREDLYYRLNVIALRVPALRERQSDIPLLAEFFMKKYSNKNRKTIKGLAPQAMDTLIRYSWPGNVRELENVIERAVIMTMGEYISTRELPLSLSSKENEAPVLPAQSTALTGMSLDELERKAIMATLEECEYNKSKTARKLGITRATLHNKLKRYGFE; encoded by the coding sequence ATGAGCGCGCAAGTATTGATAGTAGATGATGATTTAGCGCACCGTTCCATGCTGAGGACTGTTATTAAAGGCTGGGGGTACGATGTAGCCGAAGCTGATGATGGTGATGTAGCTGTAGAAATGGTGCGGGATAAATCCTACGATTCTATTTTGATGGATATTCGCATGGTGAAAATGGACGGCATTACCGCTCTTGAACTTATTAAGAAGTACAATCCATCTATCCCTATTCTTATTATGACGGCATTTTCATCGGTAGATACCGCTGTTAAAGCGCTTAAAATAGGTGCGTACGATTATCTTACAAAGCCGCTGGATTTTGATGTTCTGAAGCTTACGTTGGAACGTATGCTCGATCACACCCGCCTTGTAACAGAAAACGAAGAGCTGCGGAGTATCTTGGAACCCAATACCATGGGAATGGTTGGAAACAGCGAGGTTATTCAAGAGCTGCGGCAAATGATCGGCACAATAGCGCCTTCTGATGCATCGGTTCTTATCGCGGGTGAATCAGGCACAGGCAAGGAGCTTGTTGCCACTGCTATCCATAGCTCCAGTAATCGTGCTGATAAGCCATTTGTTGCCATTAACTGCGCTGCACTAAGCGAGCATTTGCTCGAATCTGAACTTTTCGGTCATGAGAGGGGAGCATTTACTGGTGCTGACAGGCGCAGGGAAGGACGGTTTGTTCAAGCTGACGGAGGGACGCTTTTCCTTGATGAAGTAGGTGAAATTCCGGTTTCTTTGCAGCCTAAACTCCTTCGAGCCTTACAACAGGGGGAAGTTCAGCGCGTTGGCAGCGACACTGTGGAAAAAGTTGATGTACGGGTAATTGCCGCGACAAACAGAAATTTATCTGAAGAAGTGGAACAAGGTTCGTTTCGGGAAGATCTGTATTACCGCCTTAATGTAATCGCGTTGCGTGTGCCAGCATTGCGTGAACGGCAAAGTGATATTCCGCTTCTTGCCGAGTTCTTTATGAAAAAATATTCAAACAAGAACCGCAAAACAATTAAAGGGCTTGCTCCGCAGGCTATGGACACACTTATCCGCTATTCTTGGCCGGGAAATGTGCGTGAATTAGAAAATGTTATTGAACGAGCTGTGATTATGACCATGGGAGAGTACATCTCTACCCGCGAACTGCCGTTATCTCTTTCTTCCAAGGAAAATGAGGCTCCTGTTTTGCCTGCGCAATCCACTGCTTTAACAGGAATGTCTCTCGATGAATTGGAGCGGAAAGCTATTATGGCTACACTTGAAGAGTGTGAATATAATAAAAGTAAGACCGCGAGAAAATTGGGAATTACTAGAGCAACTTTGCATAATAAGCTAAAACGTTATGGATTTGAGTAG